The Frondihabitans australicus genome includes a region encoding these proteins:
- a CDS encoding VOC family protein yields MTIAFENVGIAVRDLDETIAFFTDLGLVVAGRDEVSGSWADTAVGLDGNHARIAVLNTPDGRPALELFEYIHPDAIETEPTLPNEIGMHRVAFRVDDLDAALAAAARHGCLPLRGVAQYLDLYRLTYLRGPSGIIVMLAQELGESPRS; encoded by the coding sequence ATGACGATCGCATTCGAGAACGTCGGCATCGCGGTCCGCGACCTGGACGAGACGATCGCGTTCTTCACCGATCTGGGCCTGGTCGTCGCCGGGCGCGACGAGGTGAGCGGCTCCTGGGCCGACACCGCCGTCGGCCTCGACGGCAACCACGCGCGGATCGCCGTCCTCAACACGCCCGACGGCCGCCCTGCGCTCGAGCTGTTCGAGTACATCCACCCCGACGCGATCGAGACCGAGCCGACGCTGCCGAACGAGATCGGCATGCACCGGGTGGCCTTCCGGGTCGACGACCTCGACGCCGCCCTTGCCGCGGCAGCCCGGCACGGCTGCCTGCCGCTCCGCGGCGTAGCGCAGTACCTCGACCTCTACCGCCTCACGTATCTGCGGGGCCCGAGCGGCATCATCGTGATGCTGGCGCAGGAGCTGGGCGAGTCTCCGCGATCCTGA
- a CDS encoding DMT family transporter → MSRKERRTPLITVALGLGAALIYGVADFLGGLASRSLRPLVVTAVTAGIGIVPLLIALPLLGASFTGRTLVWGLAAGASGAVGVVLLYSALAIGPMSILSPVTSVFSALLPVTVSLLTGSRLSPLGDVAIVAALVAMILVASVKDASGARLTPRGLISAAVAGCGFGGIVLAYDASGSHAGLAPLVVSRVLQTIAMSAGVALVVRRSAAPAPHAFRGGLADEFGPLRPLRSRGPRRLALVVVACGLADATANALIQAALHATGTAATLPTVSVLYALYPIGTVVLAAIVLRERLTAVQIGGLALGFAASAVLALG, encoded by the coding sequence TTGAGCCGCAAGGAACGGAGGACACCCCTGATCACCGTCGCTCTCGGCCTGGGCGCCGCCCTCATCTACGGCGTCGCCGACTTCTTGGGCGGCCTCGCCTCCCGTTCGCTGCGCCCGCTCGTCGTGACGGCCGTGACCGCGGGCATCGGCATCGTGCCCCTGCTGATCGCCCTTCCGCTGCTCGGGGCGAGCTTCACGGGGCGGACTCTCGTCTGGGGTCTCGCTGCCGGCGCCTCCGGCGCGGTCGGCGTCGTCCTGCTGTACTCGGCGCTCGCGATCGGGCCGATGAGCATCCTGTCGCCCGTCACGTCGGTGTTCTCGGCCCTCCTGCCGGTGACCGTCTCGCTCCTCACCGGCTCCCGGCTGTCGCCGCTCGGCGACGTCGCGATCGTCGCGGCGCTCGTGGCAATGATCCTCGTGGCCAGCGTGAAGGACGCCTCAGGAGCCCGGCTCACGCCGCGCGGCCTCATCAGCGCCGCCGTGGCGGGCTGTGGCTTCGGCGGCATCGTCCTGGCGTACGACGCGTCGGGGTCGCACGCAGGCCTCGCCCCGCTCGTCGTGTCGCGGGTGCTGCAGACGATCGCGATGAGCGCGGGGGTGGCTCTGGTCGTGCGGCGATCCGCTGCTCCTGCGCCCCATGCCTTTCGAGGTGGTCTCGCCGACGAGTTCGGGCCGCTGCGACCGCTGCGGTCTCGCGGCCCGCGCCGCCTCGCGCTGGTCGTCGTCGCCTGCGGGCTCGCCGACGCCACGGCGAACGCGCTGATCCAGGCGGCGCTGCACGCCACGGGCACGGCCGCGACGCTGCCGACCGTGAGCGTGCTCTACGCGCTGTACCCGATCGGCACGGTCGTTCTCGCCGCCATCGTGCTGCGCGAGCGGCTGACCGCCGTGCAGATCGGCGGGCTCGCCCTCGGCTTCGCCGCCAGCGCCGTCCTCGCGCTCGGCTGA
- a CDS encoding VOC family protein — protein MAKVDYFEIGSPDPATTKAFYEGVFGWEIEAPQGPMPYNMVNGGDGGVWDTTDLGGGSYAIFYVNVDDVAATVEKAVASGASIVVPVTDNGQILFAHLADPHGNRIGVWHPKA, from the coding sequence ATGGCGAAGGTGGACTACTTCGAGATCGGGTCGCCGGATCCTGCGACCACCAAGGCGTTCTACGAGGGCGTCTTCGGCTGGGAGATCGAGGCGCCGCAGGGCCCGATGCCGTACAACATGGTGAACGGCGGCGACGGCGGCGTGTGGGACACCACCGACCTCGGCGGCGGCTCGTACGCGATCTTCTACGTGAACGTCGACGACGTCGCGGCGACGGTCGAGAAAGCGGTCGCGTCGGGGGCTTCGATCGTGGTGCCGGTGACCGACAACGGGCAGATCCTCTTCGCGCACCTGGCCGACCCGCACGGCAATCGCATCGGCGTCTGGCACCCGAAGGCCTGA